One Lentisphaerota bacterium genomic window, GCCAGCCGGATTGCCGTGGACTACGCCTATCAGGATGTGAATGACCTGCCCGCCGGATTCTCGCCGCCGCCCGGACGGGACAAGCCGTGGGGCACTGCTCACGCCGTGCGCGCGGCGCGGGCGGTTGTCCGCGAGCCCTTTGCCGTGATTAACGCCGACGATTTCTACGACCGCGACGCCTATGCGCAACTGGCCGGCTTCTTTTCCACGCCTGCGCCGACAGGAGGCAAGGCCCGTTTTGCGATGGTCGGCTACACCCTGCGCGCGACGCTCTCGACGCATGGCACGGTATCGCGCGGGGTCTGCCGGGTCGGCGCCGACGGGATGCTGGCGGATGTCACGGAGATGACGCAACTGGCCGCCGCCGGCGCGGGCGTGGAGAATCGGCCAGCCAACGGCCCGGTGGCGCGCCTCAGCGGCGACGAGGCGGTCTCCATGAACTTCTGGGGCTTCACGCCGCGCCTGTTCGACATTCTGGAAGATCAGTTTCCCGCGTGGCTGCAGCAGCACGGCGGAAGCGCCAAAGACGAGTGGTACAT contains:
- a CDS encoding nucleotidyltransferase, encoding MHATVLILAAGMGSRYGGLKQVDPVGPDGETLMDYAVFDALRAGFDRIVFVIRRDFAEVFKRQVAARYASRIAVDYAYQDVNDLPAGFSPPPGRDKPWGTAHAVRAARAVVREPFAVINADDFYDRDAYAQLAGFFSTPAPTGGKARFAMVGYTLRATLSTHGTVSRGVCRVGADGMLADVTEMTQLAAAGAGVENRPANGPVARLSGDEAVSMNFWGFTPRLFDILEDQFPAWLQQHGGSAKDEWYIPFVVADLIRRELADVQVLRTDGVWQGLTYRAEHSAVAARLLQFAEAGHYPRPLWG